The window CAATGAATTATTTTAGCCTCACCCAACCCTCTCCAAAGGAGAGGGCTTTGATTTTGCACATCTCAAAAAAGTTCTAAAAGCGTTTGGTTTTCAGAACCCTCTCCTTTGGAGAGGGCAGGGTAAGGCTCTTTATGGTTTTGGTTACGGGTTCATCGTGCTTTTTAACAATTTTGCCTTCGGCTTCCGATTTTCCCCAGTTCCAGCTTACGTTATCTCCCTTTTTCATAGTGCTATTTTTAATTGTTAACAAAATGAATAGGTTTATTGATTTGTAATAAAAACGGTATTCAAAA is drawn from Mucilaginibacter ginsenosidivorax and contains these coding sequences:
- a CDS encoding HVA1 family protein — its product is MKKGDNVSWNWGKSEAEGKIVKKHDEPVTKTIKSLTLPSPKERVLKTKRF